AGTTAATAGCAATGATTATGGAAATTAAATTTGAAATTAATACATATAAATGGTAAATTATTGGTATTGCAGCTAAAAATATGAAAGGGTTTGGTAATGTTGAAAAAGGCAGTAGTTTTATTATCAGGAGGTATGGACTCCACAACAGCTTTATACATAGCAAAATCTGAAGGATACGAAGTATATGCTATATCTTTTAATTATGGACAGAGGCATTATAAAGAGATTGAATACGCCAAGATAATTTCAGAAAAAGCTGGCGTTAAAGAACATATTATTGTCAATACAAATATGAATGCATGGGGTGGGTCTGCACTGACAGACACTAATATTAGTGTACCCGATAGCAACATAAATAAGGATAAAATTCCAATAACGTATGTTCCTGCACGAAATATGATATTCTTATCCTTTGCAGCATCATACGCAGAGGTAATCGGTGCTCAGGATATATTTATCGGGGTAAGTGAAGTTGACTATTCGGGATATGTAGATTGCAGACAAGAGTTTATTGATGCTATGGAAAATGCTATTAACTTTGGTACAGTATGTGCTGTAGAAAAAGGTAAAAAAATCAAAATTCATGCTCCTCTGGTATGTATGACTAAATCAGATGAGATAAAGTTAGGTATTAAATTAGGAGTAGATTATAGTCTTACATGGACATGCTATCGTGGTGAAGAATTGGCTTGCGGGACATGTGACAGTTGTTCTCTGAGATTAAAGGCATTTAGAGAGGCCGGAGAAAAAGACCCGATAAAATATAAAGGGCTTTAGGTGAAGGATTGGACATATGATATTATGTTAAAGTTAGGAGAGAAATGATTGGGAAAATATCAATAACTGAAGAATTTTCTTAGGATATGGCGCACATGTTATCAAACCACAGAGGCTTGTGCAGTAACCTACTGGTCATACATATAGAATGCAGGTTCAGATATCGAGAAAAAATAAAGGAGTACTTGAAGACACTCTTCACTCAGACGGAATGGTAATGGACTTTTCTGACCTTAAAGAAATAGTTCAGAGAAAAATAATTGAGCCTTTTCTGGTGCGATACGAATGATTCTGTAGAACGTCAGATAGCAGAATTATTAAAGAGTAGCGGCAAAAAAGTTGCAACAGTTAAATATAGACCTACTGCTGAGGAATGGCAGCAAGTTTTTTTGATGATCTGACTCAAGAACTAGTCGGTAGTGATATTGTGGTTGATAAAGTAAAAATATGGGAAACTACGACTAGCTTTGCTGAAGTTATCAGAGAGGTATAATATGAATGTACAGCTATTTTAACAGTGTTTCCGGCGAGGGTATATCTGCAGGTGCAGTTATGACATTTGTATGGGTGGCTGGCTGTAATTTGAGGTGTGATTATTGTGATACTAAGTATGTCACAACGAGTTTGGAAATGGTATTCAAGTAGTTAAAACAAATGAAATTGTTAATAAACTAGACAACTATAATTGCAAGAATGTTTTGTGCACTGGCGGAGAGCCTCTTGAATTAGATAAAGTCAAGAGGTAGCTTCCTTTATATCTAGCTTCAAAAGGATTTAAGGTAAGAATTGGACTAACGGAAGCTGCCAATTGTAAGTGATACCGTATTAAATGATTTTGTAGAAGATACTAACTTTTTAAAGCTAAACTATGCTTTAGATGTCAGAAATTAAATTTATAGTTGGAAGTCGGAGAGATTTAGAATTCACATTTGAATCTATTAAAGAACATAGAAATATTCTATCTCAAACAGGCGTTACTATTAATTTCTCGACTGTTTTTGGGAAACTGGATAGTATTGAAATAGTTAATATGTTAAAAGAAAATAATGCCTACTTTGAGGAATACAAATTAAATGTGAGGTTGAGCCTTCAAATTCACAAATTTATTTGGCCTCCGGAGGCAAGGAGAGTTTGAAGTATACAGTATTAATCTTCAATATTTCCCAGTATAAAAAATTAAGAATTATGCAAATAAATACTAAAAGCCTAGTACTTTTACAGTACTGAGCTTTTATGTTGTCTATAATAATAAAAAAACACTTAGAAGAATAAATCTTCTAAGTGTTTCCTTTTGGCAGGGGAGACAGGACTTGAACCCGCAGCCGACGGTTTTGGAGTGCGTGCCAGAGCTTTATATAAGTTTTTATAAAATCATATAATCGTTGATATAAGCACGTTTTGTGGAATTGGTGTTTTATAACTTTTTATAAGTTTTAGCGGAATTTGATAACTTATTCCGCTAAAATTCCGCTAGAAAAGAGTTGAATTAGTATACTAACTAATCAATTTATTTTTAATTTAATTTATACTATGGATATATTTACCTGTAATTATTTGTGTTATTATTATATTGTCATATATTTTAGAATTATAAATATTGGAAGGTGACCTATGCAGTTTCTAGATGAAAAGTTATTTGAATTTTTGAAATCAGAGAATTTATTAAACATTAATTTTTATTCTGATTCAGAAAAAATTGTATTTCATGATACAAAAATAAATAAGAAATTCTTATTAGTAAATAATTCTTTTCAAAAATTCTTTTCACAAAGTTTAGAAGAATACGGAAGAAAAATTGACAGGTATAATACACTAAAGGATTACATATTAGAATATTCACGACTCTGCGGGTTTATAGATGGTAATGACAAGCTTAAGATGTATAAAAACATGGGTTTCTTCCAGAATAGCTATGCAGAATTTGTTATTATTCAGAGGGATTATCAGATTGATATCGGTAACTTGGGTGAATTTTTTATTGGAAAGCAAAAGATTGAGATAAGTAATGCAAGTAGTATGTTTAAAGTTATTTTTAAATATTTGGAGGAAAATAATGATTTTAGATAATAATGTTAAAACTATAAAACTATTTAATATTGTCGAAGAAAATGTAAATGATTATTTGCAGGAGGTATTATTTCTATTAGAATACTATAATCCATGGGTATTTCAATTAGGGCATATATCTTCATTTGAATATATGTATGATAAGAATTTAATTAAAAAATTTAAATCTAAAGTAATTAAGCATTCAAAATATACTGAGCCGATATATTTCTTTAATGAAGCAATAAAAAGGTATTATTCAAATCCCGAAGATGAAACTGTTTTTCTTTATTTTTATAAAGTCATAGAATATTTCTTTTTTATTAATCGTAAAGCTGAAATCATCAAAATAATAAGTGATAATATTAGTGATATGGATAAGCTATTAAAGGGAATGAATGATATATATAAAACAGAAGAGCGGAGATGCCTTACTTATGTTTTAAGAAATGAATTAGTAGAGACTAATATTAACAAAATACTCTTGAAAGCTAAAAAAAACAAATTAATTTTAAAAAAAAATTCTGAATCACTTGCAAAAGGTATATATGATTACCGGAATTCTATTGTTCATGGTAAGGGAGATTCTAATTTAAAATTAAGAATACCCTGGTCTTTAGATGAGGATATAATACTAGTACTCTGGAATCAGATTATTAAGGAGTTAGCTATAGTCTGTATTTCTGTATTTTGCTATGACAATGTATTATTAACAAGTTAGTCCTAAAAATTATATAATCATTCAAATAATTATTCGCCTTTTTTTAACTTTTTGTTATTTGATAATAATGATTTTTCCAATAAATCAGCAGCCATATTATCAACGCTTTCCAAGCTTTTAATATAAATATCCATTGTCGTGCTTGTACGGGAATGGCCTAGCCTTTTGCTTATACTTGCTATTGGAAGTCCTGATGCTGACAGTAGTGTTGCACAGGTATGTCTTAGGCCGTGGGGAGTAATATGGGGTAGGTTATGCCTAGAAAGAAACTCAGGAAACCATTTAGTTAGTTCGTAAGTATATGCCGGTTCACCGTTCCATTTTACAAATAAATGATTAGAATTTTCTATCCATTGATCCCCGCATTTTACTTGCTGTTCAAGCCACCATTTTCGATAAGTCTTAAGTGCTTCAATAATTGCCTTAGGTACAGTCATTTTTCTATTTGAAGATTCGTTTTTAGTACTTTTTTCAAAAATACCGAGTGAAGGAAGGTACTGGCTTGCTTTATTTACTGTTATTATGCATGATTTAAAGTCTACATCATCCCAAGTCAACCCCATTAATTCCCCAATTCGTAACCCGGTAAATATGTCAAGCAACACCATTGTTTTATGTTTTATATCCTCTGTTTCAAGAGCAGCCAGTAAATCTTTTGTCTGCTCCTCTGTATAGTAGCTTATTTTCTTATTTTTAGTTTTAGGAGCTTTCATTCTGGAACATGGATTGGTAAGTATAACCTGGGATTGTACGGCATGGGTTAAGATAGAGCTTATTAGCCTATGATGATGAAGTATTGTTCTGTCTGATAATGCTTTTGGTTCACCTGAAAGAGTAAAATAATCATTTAACTTTAATCCCAGATTATCACATAAGGTATTGGCTGTTTTGGCTGAAACAGGATTTTTGGCAATTAGGCTTTCAATAGTTCTTAAAGCTACACAAGACTTTTCTGATATTTCTTGCTTTTTGTAAACTTTTAATGCAGAAATAAATTTATCTTTTGCGACATATTTATTATCTAGCCTTATTCCATCCTCTTTAAGATTTTTATAAAATTCCTCAAGGTGCAAAAGTTTAAGTTCCTTCAATTTTATATGGCCTATTGCCGGAATTATTCTGGTATTTAACATTTCCTTATATCTGTATAGTGTTTTGGGTTCTAAGTCCTGCAAAGGTATCCACCTATCAACGTAAGCTGCAAATGTTATTTTATTATCCAATACTAAACCATTTTTGACTTGGTCTTCAAATAGGGCTACTTTCGATTGTAGCTCTTTTTCCGCTTTTTGAGTGTTAGGTTTACTTTCAAGCTTTATTGTTGCAAATTTACGTAGTTTTTTGCCCTTAGAATCGACCCCAGTTAAGACCTCAACCTTGTACGTGGTATCGTTTATTTTGGTTACGGTAGCCATAATTATTAATCCCTTCTATTTATTTGTTTCATTTTCATTCAACACTAAAACTTCACTAAGTCCTTCAATCATAGCCTCCATGGCTGACTTATCATCATAAATAGATGTCTGTGCAATAACACTTTTGAGGTATGAACTATCAGAATCACCAATAAAACTAAACCTATCTGAAGTTTTTTCAAGGTCAGAACAGATTTTCTCTATGTGCGGTTTTATTTCTGAAAGATGTAATATTGCGGAATTATAATATGCTAAAAGTTGAAACAGATTATTGATAATGAATTTTCTTTCAGTTAAATTAAACCGATTATAAATATAATCTATAAATCGGAAAATCTCACTATTTAAAGCATACTCATTTTCTAATAATTCAATTAATTTGTTATAATTTTCATTTCTTTTCTTAATTTGATCATTATTTTTATGATCACTTACTCCAAGTAAATAATCAGTTGATACATTAAAATATTTAGCAAGTTTTATAAGCATATCATAGTTTGGTTCTCTACCATTAAAATAATAAGATAAAGTTTGAGGGGTTATTTCTAATTCACTAGCTATTTCAGCTTGTGTCTTCCCACATATCTCCTTTAAAAGTTTTAATCTCTCACGAAAAATACTCATATATTTATTTCTCCTTTTAGTATGGTAATTAAATTATACAACATAAGCAAACACAAATCAACACTTTGTTAATATGTACATTGACAAATCAATAAAAAGTGGATAATATTAATATAAACAATACGTTGATGTAAAATTATAAAA
This region of Clostridium sp. BNL1100 genomic DNA includes:
- a CDS encoding helix-turn-helix transcriptional regulator, with product MSIFRERLKLLKEICGKTQAEIASELEITPQTLSYYFNGREPNYDMLIKLAKYFNVSTDYLLGVSDHKNNDQIKKRNENYNKLIELLENEYALNSEIFRFIDYIYNRFNLTERKFIINNLFQLLAYYNSAILHLSEIKPHIEKICSDLEKTSDRFSFIGDSDSSYLKSVIAQTSIYDDKSAMEAMIEGLSEVLVLNENETNK
- a CDS encoding site-specific integrase; the protein is MATVTKINDTTYKVEVLTGVDSKGKKLRKFATIKLESKPNTQKAEKELQSKVALFEDQVKNGLVLDNKITFAAYVDRWIPLQDLEPKTLYRYKEMLNTRIIPAIGHIKLKELKLLHLEEFYKNLKEDGIRLDNKYVAKDKFISALKVYKKQEISEKSCVALRTIESLIAKNPVSAKTANTLCDNLGLKLNDYFTLSGEPKALSDRTILHHHRLISSILTHAVQSQVILTNPCSRMKAPKTKNKKISYYTEEQTKDLLAALETEDIKHKTMVLLDIFTGLRIGELMGLTWDDVDFKSCIITVNKASQYLPSLGIFEKSTKNESSNRKMTVPKAIIEALKTYRKWWLEQQVKCGDQWIENSNHLFVKWNGEPAYTYELTKWFPEFLSRHNLPHITPHGLRHTCATLLSASGLPIASISKRLGHSRTSTTMDIYIKSLESVDNMAADLLEKSLLSNNKKLKKGE
- the queC gene encoding 7-cyano-7-deazaguanine synthase QueC, whose translation is MKKAVVLLSGGMDSTTALYIAKSEGYEVYAISFNYGQRHYKEIEYAKIISEKAGVKEHIIVNTNMNAWGGSALTDTNISVPDSNINKDKIPITYVPARNMIFLSFAASYAEVIGAQDIFIGVSEVDYSGYVDCRQEFIDAMENAINFGTVCAVEKGKKIKIHAPLVCMTKSDEIKLGIKLGVDYSLTWTCYRGEELACGTCDSCSLRLKAFREAGEKDPIKYKGL